One genomic region from Rubinisphaera margarita encodes:
- a CDS encoding homocysteine S-methyltransferase family protein, giving the protein MVETSKSTVPSLFSSPDQVLILDGPMGTELTKRGFDVGRPGWSARALLEAPELISAIHRDYVEAGAMILTTNTFRTHAVNLEGWHDPAEAGRLTRLAVELAREAAGHRCRVFGSVSPLGDSYLPGEAVEPSWLQEQHTAMLNELLEAGVDGLLVETQTTFREAEMIVHLTRGCGRPVVLSVVSFDGQTMLDGTPLACLRELARSGLLDAIGCNCVPVEIVEDVLHQMQDFGIPKVVYANSGRMNSLGEWEESAGALLDQHVAFARIWTTHGVRLLGGCCGTDVDLVANFADEFADSF; this is encoded by the coding sequence ATGGTGGAAACTTCGAAATCGACTGTGCCTTCGCTCTTTTCCTCTCCTGACCAGGTTCTCATTCTGGATGGTCCGATGGGGACCGAATTGACGAAGCGTGGTTTCGACGTTGGCCGTCCCGGCTGGTCCGCGCGGGCTCTGCTGGAAGCTCCCGAATTGATCTCCGCCATCCATCGCGACTACGTCGAAGCCGGTGCGATGATTCTCACGACCAACACCTTCCGGACCCACGCCGTGAATCTGGAGGGATGGCACGATCCTGCGGAAGCAGGCAGGCTGACGCGACTTGCGGTCGAGCTCGCACGAGAGGCAGCCGGCCATCGCTGCCGTGTCTTTGGTTCCGTCTCTCCTCTGGGAGACAGTTATCTCCCCGGCGAGGCCGTCGAGCCGTCCTGGCTTCAGGAACAACACACAGCGATGCTCAACGAACTTCTCGAAGCCGGGGTCGACGGGTTGCTCGTTGAAACGCAGACCACATTCCGCGAAGCCGAGATGATCGTCCATCTGACTCGGGGTTGTGGTCGGCCCGTCGTTCTCAGTGTAGTGTCCTTCGATGGCCAAACCATGCTCGATGGAACTCCGCTGGCCTGTCTCAGAGAGCTCGCTCGCTCCGGACTTCTGGACGCAATCGGCTGCAACTGCGTCCCTGTTGAAATCGTCGAAGATGTTCTCCATCAGATGCAGGATTTTGGGATTCCGAAAGTCGTCTATGCAAATTCCGGTCGCATGAACAGCCTGGGGGAATGGGAAGAGTCGGCCGGTGCGCTGCTCGATCAGCATGTCGCGTTCGCGCGAATCTGGACAACTCATGGCGTCCGTCTTCTCGGCGGCTGCTGCGGGACAGACGTCGATCTCGTTGCAAATTTTGCAGACGAATTCGCCGACTCGTTCTGA
- a CDS encoding TrkH family potassium uptake protein, translating to MNWRLLSRLLGLLSLLVGASMSLSLPWAFPVFGVADQFEQQGFLGIVLAILICLAVAACLWYIGREAQGTILHKEALAVVGLGWILAGILGALPFLLSRTMRTPEIPMTVIDAFFESVSGFTTTGASVLTELENPKQIPKCVMFWRCFTHWLGGMGIIVLFVALLGHLGGGGKALMQREVPGPLTETVKPRVRETALAMWKIYVGLSLILSVVFFLEGMSAYDALCHTFGTMATGGFSTYNRSAGHFESVVIEMTMIVFMIAAGTNFSLFYLLLNPPAKSKKIPWYRRAEVVYNEPEWRAFIFTILLVSVALTVNLLISGTYRHFGEALRHGLFTTVSIITTTGFGTEDFGQWSDFSRALLLLLMFAGGCAGSTAGGIKIVRFLLFAKIIRVETEKAFRPNVIRSLRLGRENLPDRLRQEVVVYFSLVLSLFVVSWMLLNTIEPDTLWLNGNESLKAEKLIDCASAVASSLNNIGPGLGVLGPASNYSGFSQQGKLLLTILMLLGRLELFAILVLFFPSFWRNQ from the coding sequence ATGAACTGGCGATTACTTTCCAGACTGCTCGGTCTGCTCTCTCTGCTCGTCGGTGCCTCGATGTCCCTGTCGCTGCCCTGGGCCTTCCCGGTCTTTGGTGTCGCAGATCAATTCGAACAGCAGGGATTTCTCGGCATTGTTCTGGCCATATTGATCTGCCTGGCCGTGGCGGCATGCCTCTGGTACATCGGCCGCGAAGCGCAGGGGACGATCCTGCATAAAGAGGCTCTCGCAGTTGTCGGTCTCGGCTGGATTCTGGCCGGAATTCTGGGGGCGCTCCCCTTTCTGCTCTCACGGACGATGCGGACTCCCGAAATCCCGATGACCGTTATCGATGCCTTTTTCGAGTCGGTCTCGGGGTTCACCACGACCGGAGCCTCCGTTCTCACGGAGCTCGAGAATCCCAAGCAGATCCCGAAATGCGTCATGTTCTGGCGCTGTTTCACGCACTGGCTCGGTGGAATGGGCATCATCGTCCTGTTCGTTGCCCTTCTCGGACACCTGGGCGGCGGCGGGAAAGCGTTGATGCAGCGGGAAGTCCCCGGTCCGCTCACCGAAACGGTCAAGCCCCGCGTGCGCGAAACGGCCCTGGCGATGTGGAAGATCTACGTCGGGCTGTCGCTGATACTCTCCGTCGTGTTCTTCCTTGAGGGAATGTCCGCCTACGACGCTCTCTGCCACACCTTCGGCACGATGGCCACGGGGGGCTTCAGCACCTACAACCGCAGCGCTGGCCATTTCGAGTCGGTCGTCATCGAAATGACCATGATCGTCTTCATGATTGCTGCGGGGACGAACTTCTCCCTGTTTTACCTGCTGTTAAACCCACCGGCGAAGTCGAAGAAGATCCCCTGGTATCGCCGCGCGGAAGTGGTTTACAACGAGCCGGAATGGCGGGCGTTTATCTTCACCATTCTCCTCGTCTCCGTCGCGCTGACGGTGAACCTGCTCATCAGCGGCACCTATCGACACTTCGGCGAGGCTTTGCGACACGGACTGTTTACAACCGTCTCCATCATCACCACAACCGGGTTCGGCACGGAAGATTTCGGTCAGTGGAGCGATTTTTCGAGGGCGCTGCTCCTGCTGCTGATGTTCGCCGGCGGCTGTGCCGGCTCGACGGCGGGCGGGATCAAGATTGTTCGTTTTCTGCTCTTCGCGAAGATTATTCGCGTCGAAACGGAAAAAGCCTTCCGTCCCAACGTCATTCGTTCTCTGAGGCTCGGCCGGGAAAACCTCCCCGACCGGCTGCGTCAGGAAGTGGTTGTCTACTTCAGTCTCGTTCTGTCCCTGTTTGTCGTCAGCTGGATGCTCCTGAATACCATCGAGCCGGACACGCTCTGGCTCAACGGCAACGAATCGCTGAAAGCGGAGAAGCTTATCGACTGCGCCAGTGCCGTCGCTTCAAGCCTGAACAACATCGGCCCGGGACTGGGAGTTCTCGGCCCGGCTTCGAACTATTCCGGCTTCTCCCAGCAGGGCAAGCTCCTGCTCACGATTCTCATGCTGCTCGGACGCCTCGAATTGTTCGCGATCCTCGTCCTCTTCTTCCCCTCGTTCTGGAGAAACCAGTAG
- a CDS encoding polysaccharide biosynthesis/export family protein, whose translation MHYSVIVHRLQWIGLSLLIFTSGCAAFRPIRGIPAKALGPEMLGESRSNESTIDLSLLSQTPPRQHLVDGGDVLGIYIEGVLGNPNQAPPISVPTNPELPPAIGYPFTVRDDGTLSLPMIGSIPVHGMTIRQVEDTLRRIYTVERQILQPGQDRIIVSLQRPRQVKVLVLRQETGGVGGNQFAQGLSINLGQTKRGSGQVVYLPIYKNDVLHALAQTGGLPGLDAENTIYVVRRRNPHQGMNCPPSGMPGQYGPPTGFGPPPQGFGGPMPLSQNTTKSGGGVILASHQSGNAPRVQTINHQQGGSFRMPPVQIQNLPSSNAGETLRASMQSIDEEPVLRANMQTIEEPVLRSPQQGGPMDLRAPSVPELSDSELRSLQPHSGNYRWGTPGSPSNAPAPITSEETMPEPTFVPRQWSDPASPQMQALPPAGSSYQPPQAAPTPPSYAMPQPRMQPQVPTGQPVMPPQMNYGQMPPQQEWQDPSMAGPVNMPPFLDEIPWDQLPAGVNFDPNDPTMNNHEIIKIPVRLKPGENPHIRPSDVVLQDGDIVFIESRETEIFYTGGLLGGGQYTLPRDYDLDVLGAIAIAQGQNQQAVSRQVGGVSAINGDVTISASNVIILRQLPGGGQIPIKVDLYRALEDPSERVLIQPGDIVMLRYTPLEAVGAFLERNLLESALFGLAASQLQTGGGN comes from the coding sequence ATGCACTATTCGGTGATCGTTCACAGGCTCCAGTGGATCGGGCTTTCCCTTCTGATCTTCACCAGCGGCTGCGCAGCCTTCCGGCCTATTCGCGGAATCCCGGCCAAGGCTCTCGGGCCGGAAATGCTGGGCGAGTCTCGCAGCAACGAATCGACGATCGATTTATCTCTGCTCAGTCAGACTCCGCCACGGCAGCATCTCGTCGATGGTGGCGATGTGCTCGGCATCTATATCGAAGGCGTGCTGGGCAATCCGAATCAGGCACCCCCCATCAGTGTGCCGACGAATCCGGAACTGCCCCCGGCCATTGGTTACCCGTTCACCGTCCGCGATGATGGCACATTATCGCTGCCTATGATCGGTTCAATTCCGGTGCACGGAATGACGATCCGTCAGGTCGAAGATACCCTCCGCCGAATCTACACCGTCGAGCGACAAATCCTCCAGCCCGGGCAGGATCGAATCATCGTCTCTCTGCAGCGACCGCGGCAGGTCAAGGTGCTCGTGCTCCGTCAGGAAACCGGCGGTGTCGGCGGCAATCAGTTCGCTCAGGGGCTTTCGATCAACCTCGGGCAGACGAAACGCGGCAGCGGACAGGTCGTCTATCTCCCGATCTACAAGAACGATGTGCTGCACGCGCTCGCACAAACGGGGGGACTGCCGGGACTCGATGCCGAGAATACGATCTATGTCGTCCGCCGTCGCAATCCTCATCAGGGGATGAACTGCCCGCCATCTGGCATGCCGGGACAGTACGGCCCGCCGACGGGCTTTGGCCCTCCGCCGCAGGGTTTCGGCGGACCCATGCCTCTCTCGCAGAATACGACGAAGTCGGGCGGTGGGGTGATACTGGCCAGTCATCAGTCCGGAAACGCTCCTCGCGTTCAAACGATCAATCATCAACAGGGCGGTTCCTTCCGCATGCCGCCGGTTCAGATCCAGAATCTGCCGTCGTCCAACGCCGGGGAAACGCTCCGGGCGAGCATGCAGTCCATCGACGAAGAACCCGTCCTGCGGGCAAATATGCAGACCATCGAAGAACCCGTGTTGCGGTCTCCGCAGCAGGGCGGCCCGATGGATCTTCGGGCTCCATCAGTCCCCGAACTCAGCGATTCGGAACTGCGGTCCCTCCAGCCTCACAGTGGAAACTATCGCTGGGGAACACCAGGGAGTCCATCAAACGCTCCTGCTCCGATTACCTCTGAAGAAACCATGCCCGAGCCGACGTTTGTTCCACGACAGTGGTCCGATCCGGCGTCGCCTCAAATGCAGGCTCTCCCTCCGGCTGGTTCTTCGTATCAACCGCCGCAGGCGGCGCCGACCCCTCCGTCTTACGCAATGCCACAACCGCGAATGCAGCCGCAGGTCCCGACGGGGCAACCGGTAATGCCGCCACAAATGAACTACGGGCAGATGCCCCCCCAGCAGGAATGGCAGGATCCGAGCATGGCCGGTCCGGTCAACATGCCTCCGTTCCTGGACGAGATTCCCTGGGATCAGTTGCCGGCAGGCGTGAATTTCGATCCGAACGATCCAACGATGAACAATCACGAGATCATCAAGATTCCGGTTCGCCTCAAACCGGGCGAGAACCCGCACATTCGTCCGAGCGACGTGGTCCTTCAGGACGGCGATATCGTCTTTATCGAATCGCGGGAAACCGAGATCTTCTACACCGGTGGACTTCTCGGCGGCGGACAGTACACACTGCCTCGCGATTACGATCTGGATGTGCTCGGGGCCATCGCCATCGCTCAGGGTCAGAATCAGCAGGCGGTCTCCCGACAGGTGGGCGGCGTCTCGGCCATCAACGGCGATGTCACCATCTCGGCCAGCAATGTTATCATCCTGCGTCAGCTGCCGGGTGGGGGACAGATTCCGATCAAGGTCGACCTCTATCGAGCACTGGAAGATCCGTCGGAACGGGTGCTGATCCAGCCGGGCGATATCGTGATGCTGCGATACACTCCCCTGGAAGCGGTCGGAGCGTTCCTCGAGCGTAACCTGCTCGAATCCGCTCTCTTCGGCCTCGCCGCCTCACAACTCCAGACCGGCGGCGGCAACTAG
- a CDS encoding excinuclease ABC subunit UvrC — translation MDSGPVAAREKVRKFPTTPGVYLMKDSEDRVIYVGKAVNLRSRAGSYFLKAAQTERRTADLVREIADIDYLPTDTEVDALLLEARLIKDIQPRYNTELKDDKTFPYLEITTREDFPRVEFTRSPQLKGTKLYGPFTSASQLRETITVLQKIFQFRTCSLDIEENDERWRWFRPCLLASIKQCTAPCNLRISKEDYRKDIQKLRLFLDGQRTKLFRDLEKEMQEASKNLQFEKAAALRDQLKALRSIELRGEIDTHQQPEVFYIDPKKGMAGLKKILNLPEIPRRIEGMDIAHLQGGETVASLVQFIDGLPFKHGYRRYRIKGVEGVDDFASMREVVSRRLRGLQQKGESFPDILLIDGGKGQLNAALEAMRAIDIEPPMTISLAKREEEIYVPGESEPKRVSRHSYGLRLLQYVRDEAHRFAQHYHHILRRKSTFDE, via the coding sequence ATGGATTCCGGTCCGGTCGCCGCACGGGAGAAGGTTCGCAAGTTCCCGACGACTCCCGGCGTGTACCTGATGAAAGACAGCGAAGACCGGGTGATTTACGTCGGGAAAGCGGTGAATCTGCGGAGCCGGGCCGGGAGCTACTTTCTGAAGGCGGCTCAAACCGAGCGGCGGACGGCTGATCTGGTCCGGGAGATCGCCGATATCGACTATCTGCCGACCGATACCGAGGTCGACGCCCTGCTTCTCGAAGCCCGGCTCATCAAAGATATTCAGCCGCGTTACAACACCGAGCTGAAAGACGACAAGACGTTCCCGTATCTGGAGATCACGACCCGCGAGGATTTTCCGCGCGTCGAGTTCACCCGGTCGCCGCAGCTCAAAGGAACGAAACTTTACGGCCCCTTCACCAGTGCGAGCCAGCTCCGCGAGACGATCACCGTTCTGCAGAAGATCTTCCAGTTTCGCACCTGCTCGCTCGATATCGAAGAGAATGACGAACGCTGGCGGTGGTTCCGTCCCTGTCTGCTGGCGAGCATTAAACAGTGCACCGCTCCCTGCAATCTGCGGATCAGCAAAGAGGATTACCGGAAGGACATTCAGAAGCTGCGGCTGTTCCTCGACGGGCAGCGGACGAAGCTGTTCCGCGATCTCGAGAAGGAGATGCAGGAGGCGTCGAAGAATCTGCAGTTCGAGAAGGCGGCTGCCCTGCGCGATCAGCTGAAGGCACTCCGGTCGATCGAACTGCGGGGCGAGATCGATACGCACCAGCAGCCGGAGGTGTTCTACATCGATCCCAAGAAAGGGATGGCCGGGCTGAAGAAGATTCTCAACCTGCCCGAGATCCCCCGTCGGATTGAGGGAATGGATATCGCCCATCTGCAGGGAGGTGAGACGGTCGCTTCGCTGGTGCAGTTCATCGACGGGCTTCCGTTCAAGCATGGCTATCGGCGGTATCGGATTAAGGGCGTGGAAGGAGTCGACGACTTCGCTTCTATGCGGGAGGTCGTTTCACGCCGGCTGCGTGGTCTGCAGCAGAAGGGGGAATCGTTCCCGGACATCCTGCTGATCGACGGCGGCAAGGGGCAGCTGAACGCGGCTCTGGAGGCGATGCGGGCGATTGATATTGAGCCGCCGATGACGATTTCTCTGGCCAAACGCGAAGAAGAAATCTACGTGCCGGGCGAGTCGGAACCGAAGCGGGTCTCGCGGCATTCCTATGGACTTCGGCTGCTGCAGTACGTTCGCGACGAAGCCCACCGGTTCGCCCAGCATTACCATCATATTCTGCGAAGGAAGTCGACGTTCGATGAGTGA
- a CDS encoding MBL fold metallo-hydrolase — protein sequence MLERRELFPNVIEINYQARRRFGCSVYLVFSGTEWLLIDIGYEDTVDEIIEMIRQMDFPLAGCKYLVASHADVDHIQGFARAQSLLPGAVIVGHAEAARLLAEKDRLMTYAEIPAQNISIDLPEIKIGKTVKEGDKLELGDLTLEVWHTPGHTHGQLAFRMGDLLFSGDNLFRDGCVGNIDAHHGSNIPDFIKSLERIRDSDVKWLLPSHGPVFRKEPEMIQKTIDRLESYQHMADFGTCAVDWPLLDDWEDELVSGVDPKSVSL from the coding sequence ATGCTGGAACGGCGAGAATTGTTTCCGAACGTGATCGAGATCAACTACCAGGCGCGCCGCCGGTTTGGTTGCTCGGTCTATCTGGTGTTTTCGGGAACGGAATGGTTACTGATCGATATCGGGTACGAAGACACTGTCGATGAGATCATCGAGATGATCCGTCAGATGGACTTTCCGCTGGCCGGCTGCAAGTACCTGGTCGCTTCGCACGCGGATGTCGATCACATTCAGGGATTCGCCCGCGCCCAGTCTCTTCTGCCGGGAGCCGTGATTGTCGGCCATGCCGAGGCGGCTCGCCTGCTGGCGGAAAAAGATCGGCTGATGACATATGCCGAGATTCCGGCCCAGAACATTTCGATCGATCTGCCCGAGATCAAGATCGGTAAGACGGTCAAAGAAGGTGACAAGCTGGAGCTTGGCGACCTGACGCTGGAAGTCTGGCATACTCCGGGGCACACACACGGACAGCTGGCGTTCCGCATGGGCGACCTGCTGTTCTCCGGGGACAATCTGTTCCGCGATGGCTGCGTCGGAAATATCGATGCCCATCATGGTTCGAACATCCCTGACTTCATCAAGTCGCTCGAACGCATCCGGGACAGCGATGTCAAATGGCTGTTGCCGAGCCACGGCCCGGTCTTCCGCAAGGAGCCCGAGATGATCCAGAAGACGATTGATCGGCTGGAAAGCTATCAGCATATGGCGGATTTCGGCACCTGTGCAGTCGACTGGCCTCTGCTCGACGACTGGGAAGACGAACTGGTCTCTGGAGTCGATCCCAAATCCGTTTCCCTGTGA
- a CDS encoding NfeD family protein, which produces MDHQFLAIALLALSTVLIIAEVFIPSGGLLAIGTFASLGAAFYFAWQAWWGSSPGYFFAFTGFAIVFLPAAVIAAFAILPKTRFGKRILLAGPSEQEVIPFAAEEARLRTYVGRQAKAATPLTPNGFVLIDNERVNASSQGTIIDPGTIVEIIKASGTRVVVREVEESDEPAPPEEAEDEVDEDDESLDFDLPKG; this is translated from the coding sequence ATGGATCATCAATTCCTTGCCATTGCACTGCTCGCCCTGTCGACGGTGCTCATCATTGCGGAAGTTTTCATTCCGTCGGGCGGACTGCTGGCGATCGGGACATTTGCCAGTCTGGGAGCCGCCTTCTATTTCGCGTGGCAAGCCTGGTGGGGATCCAGCCCAGGCTACTTCTTCGCCTTCACCGGATTCGCCATCGTCTTTCTGCCAGCCGCGGTGATCGCGGCGTTTGCGATTCTTCCCAAAACCCGCTTCGGCAAACGCATCCTGCTGGCCGGACCGTCGGAACAGGAAGTGATCCCGTTCGCGGCCGAAGAGGCCCGACTGCGGACGTATGTCGGTCGTCAGGCGAAGGCCGCAACCCCGCTGACGCCGAACGGCTTCGTGCTGATCGACAATGAACGGGTCAACGCGAGCAGCCAGGGAACAATCATCGATCCGGGAACGATCGTCGAGATCATCAAAGCCTCCGGAACCCGGGTGGTTGTTCGTGAGGTCGAGGAATCTGACGAGCCTGCTCCGCCGGAAGAAGCGGAGGATGAGGTCGACGAGGATGATGAGTCACTCGATTTTGACCTGCCGAAGGGTTGA